The following coding sequences lie in one Steroidobacter denitrificans genomic window:
- a CDS encoding GMC oxidoreductase: MDAKFTFENGFRRLAAQPTVEILTEAEVTHLDATGDTVRAVRYRQGGQERSVRGELIVLGANAIHSPAILLRSGLDHPFTGLGINEQVGYSAEAFIDGIDNFDGGTLTTSLNYMQYDGEFRKTGGGALVYFENRWLYGLRTEYGRWRQLVPLTVAVEDMPKDANRITVDADGMPRVLYASVSEYAQRGVERSFAGLERILAPLPVESLNFVRMHPTESHIQGSLRMGRDPSSSVVDARQIHHRLRNLVVVGSAVFPTCPPANPSLTVAALSLRSADLIA, encoded by the coding sequence GTGGATGCTAAATTCACCTTTGAGAACGGTTTTCGGCGACTTGCGGCGCAGCCGACGGTGGAAATTCTCACCGAGGCGGAAGTGACCCACCTGGACGCAACTGGTGATACGGTCCGTGCGGTACGCTACAGGCAGGGCGGCCAGGAGCGATCCGTACGAGGTGAGCTCATCGTATTGGGCGCCAATGCCATCCACAGCCCGGCCATTCTGTTGCGCTCAGGGCTGGATCATCCGTTCACTGGCCTCGGCATCAACGAACAAGTAGGCTATTCCGCCGAAGCATTCATCGACGGCATCGACAACTTCGACGGCGGCACGCTCACGACGTCGCTCAATTACATGCAATACGACGGCGAGTTCCGCAAGACCGGCGGCGGCGCGCTGGTGTACTTCGAAAATCGCTGGCTGTACGGACTGCGCACCGAGTATGGACGCTGGCGTCAACTCGTGCCATTGACCGTCGCCGTGGAAGACATGCCGAAAGACGCCAATCGCATCACCGTGGACGCCGATGGCATGCCGCGCGTCCTGTACGCATCCGTGTCGGAATATGCGCAGCGCGGGGTGGAACGTTCGTTCGCCGGTTTGGAGCGAATACTGGCGCCGCTCCCCGTGGAAAGCCTGAATTTCGTGCGGATGCACCCGACTGAATCGCACATCCAGGGCAGCTTACGCATGGGTCGCGATCCGTCGAGCTCGGTCGTCGACGCCCGGCAGATTCATCATCGGCTGCGCAACCTGGTCGTGGTCGGCTCGGCGGTGTTCCCTACCTGCCCGCCGGCGAATCCGAGCTTGACGGTCGCGGCATTATCGCTGCGCAGTGCTGATCTAATCGCTTGA
- a CDS encoding GtrA family protein → MSAQYAAASVTTRLASSASLIVRYMLFALLATLANLASQWTCLGIYDGAHGLYPAILTGTAVGLIVKFWLDKRWIYSEAAADIRKTGAQFVLYTLTGIATTLLFWGTELLFDRLIGTQWSKYLGAMLGLAAGYTIKYRLDVRFVFAAPSPTRRTIQQ, encoded by the coding sequence ATGAGTGCGCAATACGCCGCCGCCTCTGTAACGACTCGACTAGCGAGCTCGGCCTCGCTGATCGTCCGGTACATGCTGTTTGCGTTGCTCGCGACCTTGGCGAACCTCGCCAGCCAGTGGACCTGCCTGGGCATCTATGACGGAGCCCACGGCCTGTATCCGGCCATCCTCACCGGCACGGCCGTCGGCCTCATCGTCAAGTTCTGGCTCGACAAGCGCTGGATCTACTCCGAGGCAGCGGCAGACATCCGGAAGACCGGCGCGCAGTTCGTGCTTTACACCCTCACGGGCATCGCGACGACGCTCCTGTTCTGGGGCACGGAACTGTTGTTCGATCGACTCATCGGCACACAGTGGTCCAAGTATCTCGGCGCGATGCTCGGGCTGGCGGCCGGCTACACCATCAAGTATCGCCTCGATGTGCGTTTCGTATTCGCCGCGCCGTCGCCCACGCGCCGCACCATTCAACAGTAG
- the istB gene encoding IS21-like element helper ATPase IstB, whose amino-acid sequence MSIAIVKNQLAEMKLLGMLGVLENALAQAARDQLSGGELLNQLVQAEVDYRRKRKTANRIKAARFRDRPAFEDFDFTAKRSITRTQIKEIYSLDWLEDARPLMLIGPTGVGKTFIAQAVGLHACANGKSVMFTSITKWLENLNLARSSGTYLRYRDKLAKFDLIIFDEMGSRKLTATEAQDLCEILEERSISKSVVFTSQLPLAHWSEVIADTVIADAILDRLQHCALTIGLTGESYRGVKAKKLASRKKDA is encoded by the coding sequence ATGAGTATTGCTATCGTGAAGAATCAGCTGGCTGAAATGAAACTGCTCGGCATGCTCGGCGTGTTGGAGAATGCGCTCGCCCAAGCCGCCCGCGATCAGCTCAGTGGCGGCGAACTGCTCAATCAGTTGGTGCAAGCGGAAGTTGATTACCGCCGGAAGCGAAAAACCGCCAATCGCATCAAAGCCGCCAGGTTCCGTGATCGTCCGGCCTTCGAAGACTTCGACTTCACCGCGAAACGTTCGATCACCCGCACCCAGATCAAAGAGATCTACAGCCTCGACTGGCTCGAGGACGCGCGGCCACTGATGCTCATTGGGCCGACCGGCGTCGGGAAGACCTTCATCGCACAGGCTGTCGGACTGCACGCCTGCGCCAACGGAAAATCCGTCATGTTCACCAGCATCACCAAGTGGCTCGAGAATCTCAATCTCGCACGCTCCAGCGGCACGTATCTTCGCTATCGTGACAAGCTCGCCAAGTTCGATCTAATCATCTTCGATGAGATGGGCAGTCGCAAACTGACCGCCACTGAGGCTCAGGACCTATGCGAGATCCTGGAAGAGCGATCGATCAGCAAGTCCGTCGTGTTCACCTCCCAGTTGCCGCTGGCTCACTGGAGCGAGGTGATCGCCGATACCGTGATCGCCGATGCTATCCTCGATCGACTGCAGCACTGCGCGCTCACCATCGGGCTCACCGGCGAGAGCTATCGCGGTGTCAAAGCCAAGAAACTTGCTTCGCGCAAAAAGGACGCGTAA
- a CDS encoding glycosyltransferase: MSRRLLIIAHHFPPSGITASRRPGGMAKYLPLFGWEPVVLTRAWRRDNCNYDPTIVPNLPFDLVRHELDYPIPRGLSAAIEQTVRVARPYLHPYSFLRTGRDAVNKLLHTERFDAIWTTVPRDNLLDLACYASDVSGRPWIADFRDVWQWIPNLFVKATLPMRLHHERRVLRSAAAITTVSAGFAETLQERHGRVVRTISHGFDPDLLPATPPSIFPRFNIVFTGGVVLGRPNLRPLLDALGRLIARRAVDARHVVLEFYGAGNATRLAEMFAGHPYAYLVVDHGAVPRAQVIKYQRTATLLLSASHPGMRGWNTSKLYEYIAAGRPILSIPHDHDCIDELLQRTNAGTSCTSVEEIEGVLLGFYREWKRTGAVAFRGHRELISRYSNRSQAGELAALLNEVVERR; this comes from the coding sequence ATGAGCAGGCGGCTTCTGATCATTGCGCACCACTTTCCGCCGAGCGGTATCACGGCAAGCCGACGTCCCGGCGGCATGGCAAAGTATCTGCCGTTGTTCGGCTGGGAGCCCGTGGTGCTTACACGTGCGTGGCGCCGGGACAACTGCAATTACGATCCGACGATCGTTCCTAATCTACCGTTCGATCTGGTGCGCCATGAGCTGGACTATCCCATTCCGCGCGGATTGTCGGCCGCGATAGAGCAGACCGTGCGAGTGGCGCGACCGTACCTCCACCCCTACAGCTTCCTACGGACAGGTCGGGATGCGGTCAACAAACTATTGCACACGGAACGCTTTGATGCGATCTGGACAACCGTGCCGCGGGACAACCTTCTCGATCTTGCGTGCTATGCGTCTGATGTCAGCGGCCGACCCTGGATCGCCGATTTTCGCGATGTGTGGCAGTGGATACCGAATCTGTTTGTAAAGGCCACCCTGCCCATGCGGCTGCATCACGAGCGTCGAGTGCTCAGGAGCGCAGCGGCCATCACTACGGTATCAGCGGGCTTCGCGGAGACATTGCAGGAGCGGCACGGGCGCGTCGTGCGTACGATCTCGCACGGTTTCGATCCTGATCTGTTGCCGGCGACGCCGCCTTCGATATTCCCTCGATTCAACATCGTGTTTACCGGCGGCGTGGTTCTCGGCCGTCCGAATCTCAGGCCGCTGCTGGACGCGCTCGGCCGACTGATCGCCCGGCGCGCAGTGGACGCGCGGCACGTGGTGCTCGAATTCTACGGTGCTGGCAATGCCACTAGGCTGGCGGAGATGTTCGCCGGGCATCCGTACGCGTACCTGGTGGTGGATCACGGAGCAGTGCCGCGCGCGCAGGTCATCAAATATCAGCGCACTGCCACCCTTCTCCTGTCGGCCAGTCATCCCGGCATGCGTGGCTGGAACACCAGCAAACTGTACGAATACATTGCTGCGGGGCGACCGATCCTGTCGATCCCGCATGATCACGACTGCATCGACGAGTTGTTGCAGCGAACGAACGCCGGGACGAGCTGTACATCGGTGGAAGAGATCGAAGGCGTTCTCCTCGGCTTCTACCGCGAGTGGAAGAGGACTGGCGCCGTCGCGTTTCGCGGGCACCGGGAGCTGATATCACGCTATTCGAACCGTAGCCAGGCCGGCGAGCTGGCCGCGCTGTTGAACGAGGTCGTGGAGCGTCGATGA
- a CDS encoding O-antigen ligase family protein, which yields MRGELTWPYRLALLGCAMVVGLNLLPGALAVLLTGTIVAATSLRVGSGPVLVAVALLGLPFLQAAAEMISLTPTVLVMGLDVVLLFLAVKASPALLARPAYRGVRRFLAWWLAFLLIYSLFSFTTDLSSYSVFSWQYLAVYGSYYALAGVLAIRNEVSPPEAMAIGLPLFAFNYWLLESSVDSIAMIVDATIGLRGAETFNAIDSARMAGLLLLMSLAVIFTDRHKQRRVPEIAAAIVLAAPLAWYAYTRQVYVTVVVVAACMAVVMVFRSRVRGESIGGRLILVSVVCVLGATAAWQIFDLFTSNVESRIALYGVQSNSRIELWTTSLQLISNNPVSGIGIGEFQRRGFGSWPHNWIIEAWLGLGLPGLILVLIGAGVVVLALLRRSEAWLGGWLYMGLYYLFVAQVSADIARNAPLLFFIVLAFHAMAASGGCTELAQQRAGLPRR from the coding sequence ATGAGGGGTGAGCTCACATGGCCGTACCGGCTCGCGTTGCTCGGATGTGCGATGGTGGTGGGATTGAACCTGCTGCCGGGCGCCCTGGCGGTGCTTCTGACCGGGACGATCGTCGCTGCGACGAGCTTGAGGGTCGGGTCCGGGCCGGTGCTGGTCGCGGTCGCGCTGCTCGGACTGCCGTTTCTGCAAGCGGCGGCCGAGATGATCAGCCTGACACCTACAGTGCTCGTGATGGGGCTGGACGTCGTACTCCTCTTCCTGGCGGTGAAGGCATCGCCGGCGCTGTTGGCCCGGCCAGCATACCGTGGCGTGCGGCGTTTTCTGGCCTGGTGGCTGGCATTCCTGCTGATCTACTCGCTGTTCTCGTTTACGACGGATCTCTCCAGTTACAGCGTCTTCTCATGGCAGTACCTGGCAGTGTACGGCAGCTATTATGCGCTGGCGGGTGTGCTAGCCATCAGAAACGAGGTATCGCCGCCGGAGGCGATGGCGATCGGCTTGCCGCTATTCGCGTTCAATTATTGGCTGCTTGAAAGTTCGGTGGACTCCATCGCGATGATCGTTGATGCGACGATCGGGCTGCGAGGCGCCGAGACTTTTAACGCCATCGATAGCGCCAGGATGGCCGGGCTGTTACTGCTGATGTCCTTGGCGGTCATTTTTACCGACCGGCACAAGCAACGCCGGGTGCCCGAGATTGCTGCAGCGATAGTGCTTGCTGCGCCTCTGGCGTGGTACGCCTATACGCGCCAGGTCTATGTCACGGTCGTAGTTGTCGCAGCTTGTATGGCTGTCGTGATGGTCTTCAGGTCGAGAGTCCGGGGAGAATCGATCGGAGGTCGATTGATTCTAGTGTCTGTGGTGTGCGTTCTCGGCGCCACGGCGGCGTGGCAGATCTTTGATTTGTTCACGAGCAATGTCGAGAGTCGTATTGCACTGTACGGTGTCCAGTCCAACAGCAGAATCGAGCTCTGGACGACGAGTCTGCAATTGATCTCGAATAATCCGGTTTCGGGTATCGGCATCGGGGAGTTTCAGAGAAGAGGGTTCGGCTCGTGGCCGCACAACTGGATCATCGAAGCTTGGCTCGGGCTTGGTCTGCCCGGACTGATCCTGGTTTTGATCGGAGCGGGCGTTGTGGTGCTTGCGTTGCTTCGTAGGAGCGAGGCGTGGCTGGGCGGATGGCTCTACATGGGTCTGTACTATCTGTTCGTCGCTCAAGTCAGTGCTGACATCGCGCGCAACGCGCCGCTGCTTTTCTTCATCGTGCTCGCATTTCACGCGATGGCTGCATCCGGCGGCTGCACTGAGCTCGCCCAGCAACGAGCGGGGCTGCCGCGGAGGTGA
- a CDS encoding glycosyltransferase family 4 protein, giving the protein MKVVAIVAKYARPDGTREIGGVETYMSQLAGALRGNCEFFVYQAAAKAFEHQFENLTAVGHPVASCQALVNHVERHVLGAADVLLFSNEQHEAVSERQRSVAIQHGIYWDLPVAYYSTNALARRFGGAYKAFDNWRNLRRLRRHRNIVCVDYAYQTWLHSVTDFHSRERRLWVIPNHASAEFFELDSPPQDGSVSILFARRFMSFRGTRLFVSVAARLLAAHPLVRVTLSGDGPDCAAMQRILPPSERAKYCRVDHGEMPALMREHHIVVVPSLGSEGTSLSAIEGLAAGRAVVASAVGGLPNIILDGFNGLLVQPGDQQELYLALQSLVNSAELRNRLGQAGRATCGAQLGFRAWAGRWRAVIAQVAAT; this is encoded by the coding sequence ATGAAGGTGGTTGCGATCGTCGCGAAATACGCTCGCCCGGACGGGACACGGGAGATCGGCGGCGTCGAAACGTATATGTCCCAACTCGCCGGTGCCCTGCGTGGCAACTGCGAATTTTTTGTGTATCAAGCTGCCGCTAAGGCGTTCGAGCACCAGTTCGAGAACCTCACGGCAGTCGGACACCCGGTCGCTAGCTGCCAAGCACTCGTCAATCACGTCGAACGTCATGTGCTTGGCGCAGCAGATGTACTCCTGTTCTCCAACGAGCAGCACGAAGCCGTGAGCGAGCGACAACGATCTGTCGCAATCCAGCACGGGATCTACTGGGATCTACCGGTGGCGTATTATTCCACGAACGCGCTCGCTCGCCGTTTTGGCGGTGCCTACAAGGCGTTCGACAACTGGCGCAACCTGCGGCGCTTACGCCGTCATCGCAATATTGTATGCGTGGATTACGCATACCAGACGTGGCTGCATTCCGTTACCGATTTTCATAGTCGAGAGCGGCGGTTGTGGGTCATTCCGAACCACGCCAGCGCGGAATTCTTCGAACTCGACAGTCCACCGCAAGACGGTTCGGTGTCGATTTTGTTCGCGCGTCGCTTCATGAGCTTTCGCGGCACGAGGCTGTTCGTCAGCGTCGCCGCGAGACTGTTGGCGGCGCATCCTCTTGTGCGTGTCACGCTGAGCGGCGATGGTCCGGATTGCGCCGCAATGCAGAGGATTCTTCCACCATCCGAGCGAGCCAAGTACTGTAGGGTCGATCACGGCGAAATGCCGGCGCTTATGCGGGAACACCATATCGTAGTCGTTCCTTCGTTGGGATCGGAAGGCACGTCATTAAGCGCCATCGAAGGACTTGCGGCGGGCAGAGCGGTGGTCGCCAGCGCCGTAGGCGGCCTTCCAAATATCATTCTGGATGGATTCAACGGGCTTCTAGTGCAGCCCGGCGATCAGCAGGAACTGTACCTCGCCTTGCAATCGTTGGTGAATTCTGCAGAGTTGCGCAACCGTCTTGGGCAGGCCGGTCGCGCGACCTGCGGTGCGCAGCTCGGATTTCGTGCGTGGGCGGGGCGTTGGCGCGCAGTGATCGCCCAGGTGGCCGCTACATGA
- a CDS encoding glycosyltransferase family 4 protein, giving the protein MKSTPARPVVLVFNRYYLPGYRAGGPVRTLANMVARLGQEFDFRIVTLDRDVGDAVPYANVTHEDWTAVGDSLVRYMSIAQVSVARLCRLVNDLDPDVIYLNSFFDPLFTQRILLARRLGRLGRTPVVLAPRGELSEGALALKSVKKRAYLHVGRAARLYRRLIWQASSELERRDILRAGPYVIERDIRIAQDIAAHDVDLGLVRTPREVGSPLRVCFLSRISRMKNLDFAIRVLAQVQTPVTFTVYGPKEDASYWAECKTTIASLPEHIQCIYGGTVQPSNVRQTLSCHDLFLLPTRGENYGHVIHEALSAGLPVLISDTTPWAEVGSKGVGWTLSLDAEERYAEKIEEVFLWSERVHAEVAQACRRFAARKSNDALVIHANRALFMDVICQEQANACSRM; this is encoded by the coding sequence ATGAAGAGTACGCCTGCACGGCCTGTCGTGCTTGTCTTCAATCGCTACTACCTACCTGGATACCGTGCTGGCGGTCCCGTGCGAACGCTCGCCAACATGGTGGCGCGGTTGGGGCAGGAATTCGACTTCCGAATCGTGACGCTCGACCGAGACGTCGGCGATGCGGTGCCCTACGCAAACGTGACGCATGAAGACTGGACGGCTGTGGGCGATTCACTGGTGCGATACATGTCTATTGCTCAAGTCTCCGTGGCACGACTCTGCCGTCTTGTGAATGATCTCGATCCTGACGTTATCTATCTGAATAGCTTCTTCGATCCTTTGTTCACACAACGTATCCTCTTGGCAAGACGTCTCGGCAGATTGGGGAGGACGCCTGTCGTGCTTGCGCCGCGGGGAGAATTGTCGGAGGGTGCGCTTGCCCTGAAGAGTGTCAAAAAACGTGCGTATCTTCACGTGGGACGAGCGGCGCGGCTCTACCGGAGACTGATTTGGCAGGCATCGAGTGAGCTGGAGAGGCGGGACATCCTGCGGGCTGGCCCTTACGTTATTGAGAGGGACATTCGAATCGCCCAGGACATTGCTGCGCACGATGTGGATCTCGGCCTGGTACGCACACCTCGTGAAGTAGGCTCTCCGTTACGAGTGTGCTTCCTTTCCAGGATCAGCCGGATGAAGAATCTCGATTTCGCGATTCGAGTGCTGGCGCAGGTGCAAACGCCGGTGACATTCACGGTCTATGGACCTAAAGAGGACGCGTCGTACTGGGCTGAATGCAAAACGACAATCGCATCGCTACCGGAACACATTCAATGCATTTACGGCGGCACAGTCCAGCCGTCAAACGTGAGACAGACGCTCTCGTGTCACGACTTATTCTTGCTGCCGACGCGCGGCGAGAACTATGGGCACGTCATTCACGAAGCACTCTCGGCGGGGCTGCCGGTGTTGATCAGCGATACCACTCCGTGGGCAGAAGTAGGGTCAAAGGGCGTCGGTTGGACATTGTCCTTGGATGCCGAAGAGCGTTATGCGGAGAAGATCGAAGAGGTGTTTCTCTGGAGTGAAAGGGTGCATGCAGAAGTCGCGCAAGCATGCCGCAGATTTGCCGCGAGGAAATCAAACGACGCTCTGGTAATACACGCCAACCGTGCATTGTTCATGGACGTGATCTGTCAGGAGCAGGCAAATGCCTGCAGTCGCATGTGA
- a CDS encoding GMC family oxidoreductase translates to MPEFGRQGTYDVVAIGSGFGTLFFVEGLLRKRPRVRVLILERGRANSHAWQLMHDKNSDIDPESTYRRDPAHKRWNFTIGLGGGTNCWFGHTPRFHPNDFRLRSIYGVLQDWPVDYVSLEPYYLAAERHMSISGSEEMGAILPRSGLFPLPPHVTTSIDRIMRAAQPQFHFPIATARASKANGERGRCCSSARCSRCRISCIGPGRFPLIGPTLDGLPAEPLARTFTRPFCAKQVSWL, encoded by the coding sequence ATGCCTGAATTCGGCCGCCAGGGAACCTACGACGTCGTCGCTATCGGTTCGGGATTTGGCACGTTGTTTTTTGTCGAGGGTCTGCTGCGCAAGCGCCCGCGGGTGCGCGTCCTGATCCTGGAGCGCGGACGTGCAAACTCGCATGCGTGGCAGCTTATGCACGACAAGAACTCCGATATCGATCCTGAGTCCACCTATCGTCGCGACCCGGCGCACAAGCGCTGGAACTTCACGATTGGCCTGGGCGGCGGCACGAATTGCTGGTTCGGGCATACGCCTCGGTTCCATCCGAACGATTTCCGGCTGCGCAGCATTTACGGCGTCTTGCAGGACTGGCCGGTCGACTACGTGAGTCTGGAACCTTATTACCTGGCTGCCGAGCGTCACATGTCGATCTCGGGCAGCGAAGAGATGGGCGCGATCCTGCCGCGTTCCGGACTGTTTCCATTGCCGCCGCATGTGACTACGTCGATCGATCGCATCATGCGCGCTGCGCAGCCGCAGTTTCATTTTCCCATCGCCACGGCGCGTGCCAGTAAGGCAAACGGCGAACGCGGTCGCTGTTGCTCGAGCGCGCGCTGCTCCCGGTGCAGGATTTCGTGCATTGGACCCGGCCGATTTCCTCTGATTGGACCCACCTTGGATGGGTTGCCGGCGGAGCCGCTGGCGAGGACTTTTACGCGTCCTTTTTGCGCGAAGCAAGTTTCTTGGCTTTGA
- the istA gene encoding IS21 family transposase, producing the protein MQRYEEIKRRLAEGRSVREIASALRCSRRLVREIRDGVRVTHAIAASPDPLWMSQLDWPVIIHDLGLGHPLKFIWEEKAQTLTTYSNFWKQFYRKFPQCRDASVTARTFEPAERVEVDYAGEPIEWYEIKTGEIHKAYVFVSGLGFSQLLFAWAAQDMKSRNWIASHRRMYAYYGGVPHVTVPDCLRQGVVKCHLYDPDLNEDYAHMAAHFSTAIVPARVRKPKDKAIVEGLVKILGRYFRFRFRHSRFTSIAEINRALMVCLERINDQQHRRFGVSRRERFETIEKAALKALPTTEYDDGEWKEAKLHPDCFLAVEGDYYSAPHIHRHKTLRIKLTDNQVEIFLNLERLAVHPRCRMKTGQRIKIKEHFPPNSDAYYEATPQRLLSQSRFIHADLNALFVELFNEDVFAHIRRAMGLVSACTKEINLVGHELASVRIAAAIAAMRRYNRIRVPYFKDLLAQARKQSMNPQAERDIVRKPGNPMLRYVSGAALQTADEPSLSCTAAQENLPL; encoded by the coding sequence GTGCAGAGATATGAAGAAATCAAACGACGGCTCGCCGAGGGTCGCAGCGTGCGCGAGATCGCGAGCGCATTGCGTTGTTCACGCCGCCTGGTGCGCGAGATCCGCGATGGCGTGCGCGTGACGCATGCTATCGCAGCGAGTCCGGATCCGTTGTGGATGTCGCAGCTGGACTGGCCGGTGATCATTCACGATCTGGGACTCGGTCATCCGCTGAAGTTCATCTGGGAGGAAAAAGCGCAGACGCTGACGACGTACTCGAACTTCTGGAAGCAGTTCTATCGCAAGTTCCCGCAGTGTCGTGACGCCAGCGTCACCGCACGGACGTTCGAGCCCGCCGAGCGGGTTGAAGTCGATTACGCTGGCGAGCCGATCGAGTGGTACGAGATCAAGACCGGCGAGATCCACAAAGCCTACGTGTTCGTGTCCGGCTTGGGCTTCAGCCAATTGCTGTTCGCCTGGGCGGCGCAGGACATGAAGAGTCGCAACTGGATCGCCAGCCATCGACGCATGTACGCCTATTACGGCGGCGTACCTCACGTCACGGTGCCCGATTGTTTGCGGCAAGGCGTCGTCAAGTGTCACTTGTACGATCCCGATCTGAATGAAGATTACGCGCACATGGCCGCGCACTTCTCAACCGCGATTGTTCCAGCGCGCGTCAGAAAGCCGAAGGACAAGGCGATCGTCGAGGGACTCGTAAAAATCCTCGGTCGCTACTTTCGCTTCCGCTTTCGTCACTCGCGATTTACCTCCATTGCCGAGATCAATCGAGCACTCATGGTATGCCTCGAGCGGATCAATGACCAGCAGCACCGTCGTTTTGGCGTCTCACGTCGCGAGCGCTTCGAGACCATCGAGAAGGCCGCACTGAAGGCATTGCCGACCACCGAGTACGATGATGGCGAGTGGAAGGAGGCGAAACTCCATCCCGATTGCTTTCTTGCCGTGGAAGGCGATTACTACAGCGCGCCGCACATCCATCGTCATAAAACGCTACGAATCAAGCTTACCGACAATCAGGTCGAGATCTTCCTGAACTTGGAACGTCTGGCGGTCCATCCACGCTGCCGCATGAAAACCGGCCAACGCATCAAGATCAAGGAACACTTCCCGCCGAACTCCGATGCCTATTACGAGGCGACACCGCAGCGGTTGCTATCACAGTCGCGTTTTATCCACGCCGATCTCAACGCGCTCTTCGTCGAATTGTTCAACGAAGACGTCTTTGCGCATATCCGTCGCGCCATGGGCTTGGTCTCGGCTTGTACCAAAGAGATCAACCTCGTCGGTCACGAACTCGCCAGCGTACGCATCGCCGCGGCGATTGCCGCCATGCGCCGCTATAACCGGATCCGCGTTCCTTACTTCAAGGACTTGCTCGCTCAGGCGCGTAAACAATCGATGAATCCTCAGGCCGAGCGCGACATCGTGCGCAAGCCCGGCAATCCCATGCTCCGGTACGTCAGTGGTGCGGCGCTGCAGACCGCCGACGAACCTTCCCTCTCTTGTACTGCGGCCCAGGAGAATCTACCCCTATGA
- a CDS encoding glycosyltransferase: protein MIPDVPVTAPERGEIWFWQRIVSPHMAALATALLARGWAVTYVAERWMSEERERQGWTVPFLGNLRVVLAPDKSAAEALVAGASLQSIHLCQGMRGNGVVQTVQRALRKRRLRQWIVMETVDDQNWKGIIKRLAYRLLFAWSGRCIEGVLAIGYRTRSWVIARGMPESRVYPFAYFLPNTSSPGLASSSRRSKFRFLYVGQIVQHKGLDLLISALSRLCRDDIELAVVGSGPIESSLCARAESVLPGRVRWIGRLPMPKVVNEMARADCLVLPSRHDGWGAVVSEALITGTPVICSDACGSAEVARASGEGVVFRAHDDQDLCVSLMTMLERWRPDERRRSALMDWARCLDADAGAAYLSKILEHDARIGPPILPWRQR from the coding sequence ATGATTCCGGATGTGCCAGTGACTGCTCCAGAGCGTGGCGAAATCTGGTTCTGGCAGAGAATCGTTAGCCCGCACATGGCGGCGTTGGCCACAGCGTTGCTGGCCCGGGGCTGGGCTGTGACGTACGTTGCGGAACGCTGGATGAGCGAGGAGCGGGAGAGACAGGGCTGGACCGTTCCGTTTCTCGGTAATCTTCGCGTTGTGCTCGCGCCCGACAAGAGCGCGGCCGAAGCGTTGGTGGCAGGCGCCTCGCTGCAAAGTATCCATCTATGCCAGGGTATGCGAGGCAACGGTGTCGTGCAAACCGTACAGCGCGCGTTACGTAAGCGCCGGTTGCGACAGTGGATCGTGATGGAGACGGTAGATGATCAGAACTGGAAAGGAATTATCAAACGTCTTGCGTACCGATTACTGTTTGCTTGGTCCGGTCGATGCATCGAAGGTGTCCTGGCGATTGGATACCGTACCCGCTCATGGGTCATCGCGCGAGGCATGCCGGAATCGCGGGTATACCCATTCGCGTACTTTCTGCCGAACACCTCCTCGCCAGGACTGGCCTCCAGTTCCCGTCGCTCCAAATTTCGTTTCCTCTACGTTGGACAGATCGTCCAGCACAAGGGACTCGACCTCCTGATATCCGCATTATCGCGGCTCTGTCGGGACGACATCGAGCTGGCGGTCGTGGGATCCGGGCCAATCGAATCGTCGCTATGTGCACGGGCCGAGTCCGTGCTGCCCGGGCGAGTGCGTTGGATCGGCCGATTGCCGATGCCGAAGGTTGTGAACGAAATGGCAAGAGCTGACTGTCTCGTTCTTCCCAGTCGACATGACGGCTGGGGTGCTGTCGTCTCCGAAGCCCTCATCACCGGTACGCCCGTGATATGCAGCGATGCTTGTGGAAGTGCCGAAGTTGCGCGCGCAAGTGGAGAGGGTGTCGTATTTCGTGCGCACGATGATCAGGACTTGTGTGTATCGCTCATGACGATGCTTGAAAGATGGCGACCGGATGAAAGACGGCGGTCCGCTCTGATGGACTGGGCACGCTGTCTGGATGCTGATGCAGGCGCGGCCTATCTTTCCAAAATACTCGAACACGACGCCAGAATCGGGCCGCCGATACTGCCCTGGAGGCAACGATGA